One Loxodonta africana isolate mLoxAfr1 chromosome 15, mLoxAfr1.hap2, whole genome shotgun sequence genomic window carries:
- the VSIG10L2 gene encoding LOW QUALITY PROTEIN: V-set and immunoglobulin domain-containing protein 10-like 2 (The sequence of the model RefSeq protein was modified relative to this genomic sequence to represent the inferred CDS: inserted 5 bases in 5 codons; deleted 2 bases in 1 codon; substituted 6 bases at 6 genomic stop codons) has product MLGASEEEGVSILGVGGGSVELACGSGPXPLVVPWNFTPXAPWPPQPVAVANRATSKVRSGASALGRVGLRNGSLVLGELQKGAHGSQLHTSYPNLTLAVLVLASKPPVQLSDLFPVKGASVVATCAVWEGMEPVVPTWQNQVPXGXREALLEFAGQLLXLNPVKXTHLDWYVCSAHNTANGLSSDRVFLDVIYGPDEPVISGETLATTDSGFWASEREGLTLSYLVASNPPSCCVXLHEHTWVHPGPASIMTSTGCAHAGPYTCXAHDRHLDASTQTAVQLTIYSPLHLDPHPLVTLVFAWPGRLPLAQLQCEGPQGTGPTAPSNVSWSHVAAXLSSSSVLTCTSQPALSPSTGSRGGSSLTLAVHLLKACGGLAGREFTCQAPAPSGPIPPVPAPAGSVGALLGLGPFGTRMKGVGCAGMKMSQETDHLTSQGLNLKEEADWLKTSSTVNSNMPSSSLFCPLLHPGLHLTSSLLISLTLKVPAEAPQLAVEEPRXCVLQGEGPGWVALLGGTPLAQLLWLGPQQQQLEPETPRFMLXPEGIQLHLAFQDADSWHHKGIYQPAACNTVGNSSQASCWRASVPGPGAGAWDTAANDIEPESRSRWLRGLDPGVLYAFRIPALNHHMGGGSSMATDQHLVSSPQGGVQPWWTPYSAVLGIAGTGMVVATVASLLVLQCATSTQRCSPMRGNLKGRSCIGQEQNHQRRGEREGMEAQAGTETPATTPGSDPAHKFTDAPVNITITVTTAP; this is encoded by the exons ATGCTTGGAGCCTCTGAGGAGGAAGGGGTGTCCATTCTCGGAGTGGGGGGG GGCTCTGTGGAGCTGGCCTGTGGCTCAGGGC TCCCCCTGGTAGTCCCCTGGAACTTCACCCCCTGAGCTCCCTGGCCCCCCCAGCCTGTGGCTGTCGCCAACAGAGCCACATCCAAAGTGAGGTCAGGGGCCTCAGCTCTGGGGCGTGTGGGTCTGAGGAATGGCAGCTTGGTGCTGGGTGAGCTGCAGAAAGGTGCCCACGGCAGCCAGCTGCACACCTCCTACCCCAACCTCACGCTGGCCGTGCTGG TGCTGGCATCGAAGCCTCCAGTGCAGCTGAGTGACCTGTTCCCAGTGAAGGGTGCCTCTGTGGTGGCCACGTGTGCAGTGTGGGAGGGCATGGAACCCGTGGTCCCCACCTGGCAGAACCAGGTACCCTAAG CCAGGGAGGCCCTGCTGGAATTCGCTGGGCAGCTACTCTAGCTGAACCCCGTCAAATAGACACACCTGGACTGGTACGTGTGCAGTGCCCACAACACCGCCAACGGGCTGAGCAGTGATAGAGTCTTCCTGGATGTCATCT ATGGTCCAGATGAGCCTGTGATCAGCGGGGAGACCCTGGCCACCACTGACAGTGGCTTCTGGGCCAGTGAGAGGGAAGGGTTGACCCTGAGCTACCTGGTGGCATCCAACCCTCCGAGCTGCTGTGTGTGACTCCATGAACACACTTGGGTCCACCCTGGGCCTGCCTCCATCATGACCAGCACTGGCTGTGCCCATGCAGGCCCATACACCT CGGCTCACGATAGGCACCTGGACGCCAGCACACAGACCGCCGTGCAGCTCACCATCTACT CCCCCCTGCATCTTGACCCCCATCCTCTTGTGACTTTGGTCTTTGCCTGGCCTGGGAGGCTTCCACTTGCCCAGCTGCAGTGCGAAGGGCCCCAGGGAACTGGCCCTACTGCCCCCAGCAATGTTTCCTGGAGTCATGTGGCCGCCTAGCTCTCCAGCAGCAGCGTCCTCACCTGCACAAGCCAGCCGGCACTGAGCCCCAGCA CTGGCTCCAGGGGCGGCAGCAGCCTGACCCTGGCTGTCCACCTCCTGAAGGCCTGTGGAGGTCTGGCTGGGAGAGAGTTCACTTGCCAAGCTCCTGCCCCCTCCGGACCCATACCCCCAGTGCCAGCTCCAGCTGGATCAGTAGGGGCGCTGCTGGGGCTGGGGCCCTTTGGGACCAGGATGAAGGGGGTGGGCTGTGCTGGAATGAAAATGAGTCAGGAAACTGATCACctcacctcccagggactcaa CCTGAAAGAGGAGGCTGACTGGCTAAAGACAAGCTCCACTGTCAACTCCAACATGCCCTCTTCTTCCCTCTTTTGCCCTCTCCTCCACCCAGGCCTGCACCTgacctccagccttctcatcagccTCACCCTCAAGGTCCCTGCAGAAGCCCCACAGCTGGCAGTGGAGGAGCCCC GGTGTGTGCTGCAGGGGGAGGGGCCTGGCTGGGTGGCCCTCCTAGGGGGCACACCTCTGGCTCAGCTCCTCTGGCTGGGTCCCCAGCAGCAGCAGCTAGAACCAGAGACTCCCAGATTCATGT TACCCGAGGGTATCCAGCTCCACCTGGCTTTCCAAGATGCTGATTCGTGGCACCACAAGGGCATCTACCAACCTGCAGCCTGCAACACTGTGGGCAACAGCAGTCAGGCATCCTGCTGGAG GGCCAGTGTCCCAGGCCCAGGAGCTGGGGCTTGGGACACAGCAGCAAATGACATTGAGCCAGAGAGCAGGAGCCGGTGGCTGCGAGGCTTGGACCCAGGGGTCCTTTATGCCTTCCGCATCCCAGCTCTGAATCATCACATGGGGGGTGGGTCCTCCATGGCGACAGACCAGCACCTGGTGTCTTCACCTCAGGGGGGTGTCCAGCCGTGG TGGACTCCCTATTCTGCAGTTCTGGGCATAGCAGGCACAGGAATGGTGGTCGCAACGGTCGCCTCCCTACTGGTGCTCCAGTGTGCTACCAGCACCCAGAGATGTTCCCCCATGAGAGGGAACCTGAAGGGGAGGAGCT gCATTGGTCA GGAGCAAAATCATCAACGTAGGGGTGAAAGGGAAGGCATGGAGGCACAGGCGG GCACAGAAACACCAGCCACCACCCCGGGGTCAGATCCTGCCCACAAATTCACCGATGCGCCAGTGAACATCACTATCACAGTGACCACAGCAccatga